A section of the Vanessa tameamea isolate UH-Manoa-2023 chromosome 29, ilVanTame1 primary haplotype, whole genome shotgun sequence genome encodes:
- the Vmat gene encoding synaptic vesicular amine transporter: MGAASDGMGVWRARIAACRESRKLVLVIVAIALLLDNMLLTTVVPIIPEFLYDIRHPDAPLSVSIEDLTTPLPPPTPYCPCMNKTLVENNTQLPLNLTAEKEERHKELIHETVAVGVMFASKAIVQLLANPFVGPLTHKIGYSVPMFTGFILMFLSTLIFAFGRSYGVLFVARALQGIGSSCSSVSGMGMLAERYPDDKERGNAMGIALGGLALGVLIGPPFGGLMYEFVGKTAPFLMLSALALGDGLLQLMILQPGVVRQETEPPSLRALVTDPYILVAAGAITFANVGIAMLEPSLPIWMADTMEARRWQQGVAFLPASICYLIGTNLFGPLGHKMGRWLAACSGLVIIGICLILIPMARKLEHLIIPNAGLGFAIGMVDSSMMPELGFLVDIRHAAVYGSVYAIGDTAFCLGYAVGPAFSGALVNSIGFEWMLVIIAILNFAYAPFLLLLRSPPARDEKQSLIISEKSSVRYVSYQNEEEE; encoded by the exons ATGGGTGCAGCATCTGACGGCATGGGGGTGTGGCGCGCCCGCATCGCCGCCTGTCGGGAGTCCCGCAAGTTGGTCCTCGTGATCGTCGCCATCGCGCTGCTGCTTGACAACATGCTGCTGACCACCGTTG tccCCATCATCCCCGAGTTCCTCTATGACATTCGCCACCCGGACGCGCCGCTCTCCGTCTCGATAGAGGACCTCACCACTCCTCTGCCACCACCGACCCCCTACTGCCCGTGCATGAACAAGACGCTCGTGGAAAACAACACAcaat TACCCTTGAACCTGACCGCTGAGAAGGAAGAACGCCACAAGGAACTGATCCACGAGACCGTTGCCGTCGGAGTGATGTTCGCGAGCAAAGCCATCGTTCAGCTACTAGCTAACCCATTTGTTGGACCTCTTACACACAA AATTGGTTACAGCGTGCCCATGTTCACCGGCTTCATCCTGATGTTCCTCTCCACGTTAA TATTCGCCTTCGGCCGATCATACGGCGTTTTATTTGTGGCGCGAGCGTTACAAGGCATCGGTTCATCTTGTTCTTCCGTTTCCGGTATGGGAATGTTGGCTGAGAGGTATCCTGACGACAAg GAACGAGGTAACGCGATGGGTATAGCATTAGGCGGTCTCGCCCTAGGAGTCTTAATCGGGCCTCCTTTTGGGGGACTCATGTACGAATTCGTCGGGAAAACTGCTCCATTCCTGATGTTGTCAGCATTAGCTCTTGGCGATGGAT TGCTGCAACTCATGATCTTGCAACCTGGCGTGGTGAGACAGGAAACGGAACCACCGTCACTGCGTGCCCTGGTAACGGACCCTTACATCCTCGTTGCTGCtg GAGCGATAACATTCGCAAACGTTGGCATAGCCATGTTGGAACCAAGCTTGCCGATCTGGATGGCAGACACGATGGAAGCTAGGCGTTGGCAGCAGGGAGTTGCGTTCCTGCCAGCGAGCATATGCTATCTTATTG GAACTAATCTCTTCGGTCCGCTCGGACACAAGATGGGCCGCTGGCTTGCGGCTTGCTCTGGACTTGTCATCATTGGTATCTGCCTTATATTG atCCCAATGGCACGAAAACTGGAACATCTCATCATCCCCAACGCTGGTCTAGGCTTCGCTATTGGAATGGTCGACTCGTCCATGATGCCAGAGCTCGGCTTCCTTGTGGATATTCGCCATGCTGCTGTCTACGGCTCCGTGTATGCCATCGGCGACACTGCCTTCTGTTTGGGTTACGCTGTTG GTCCAGCGTTCTCAGGGGCTCTTGTGAACAGCATCGGCTTTGAATGGATGCTCGTCATAATCGCGATACTGAACTTCGCGTATGCCCCGTTCCTGTTGCTGCTGCGCTCACCACCAGCCAGAGATGAGAAACag AGCCTAATCATTAGCGAAAAATCATCAGTTCGCTACGTGAGTTACCAGAACGAGGAAGAAGAATAA